ACCCGCGATCACCGATCTCGTCGAGACGGTACTGACACCCCTGCTGGCTGCGCGCGGCGGCGCCGTACCACTTCTGCGCACGTTGTTCGCCTACTTCGAATCCGGGGGTAACTCCGCGATGACGGCGAGGTCGATGCACCTCTCGGTTCGTGCGGTCACTTACCGACTAGCTCGTGTTGCCGAGCTGACCGGCCACGATGTGAACCACCCGAGCGAGAGATTCGCACTGCAGACAGCGGTATTCGGAGCGAAGTTATTGGATTGGCCGACCAGCACCGCCTCACAGTCTTAGTTGCCGGATTGCGGCAATAAGAACTGGACAAACATGTCCGCGATCGCACGGTGCATGCCGCTTTCATGACAGGCACACTTGAGTAGTCGCGGTAAACAGAGTTGCCGCAGAGGAAATCGAAGCGACAAGGAGCCCATTCCATGGCATCCCTGACCCAGAAGCTATCTCAATTCACCAGTAAGGACTACCGCCGATGAACGTTCCCCTCTGGGCATGGGCGGCGTTTGCCGCGGTCGTGCTCACCCTGCTCGCAATCGATTTGCTTGCGCATCGCGGTGCACACGTCATCGGCTTCAAGGAAGCTGCATGGTGGAGTGCATTGTGGGTCGGTGTCGCACTCGTCTTCGGCGGAGTCGTCTTCGCCACTCTCGGTACGACGGCAGGCGTGGAATACACAACGGCCTGGCTCCTCGAGAAAAGCTTGTCCGTGGACAACCTCTTCGTATTCGCATTGATCTTCGGCTACTTCAAAGTTCCGAAGGAATACCAGCACCGCGTTCTGTTCTTCGGCGTGATCGGCGCATTGGTATTCCGCGGCATCTTCCTCGCCGCAGGTGTAGCAATCGTCAGCAAGTTCACCGTCGTTTTGTTCGTCTTCGCAGCCATCCTGCTCTACAGCGCGTGGAAGCTGATGAAGGAAGAGGACGATTCGTATGATCCGAGCACTTCGCTTGCGGTTCGCCTGTTGCGCAAGGTCATCCCGGTTCAAGACGAGTACTCAGGGACGAAGTTCTTCGTCAAGGAGGCAGGAAAGCGCATTGCCACTCCGTTGTTGGCCGTCGTGGTTGCCATCGAAGCTGCCGACCTCGTTTTTGCCGTAGACAGCGTCCCTGCAGTTCTTGCCGTCAGCGACGATCCGTTCATCATCTACTCGTCGAATGCGTTCGCGATTCTCGGACTGCGCGCGTTGTACTTCCTGCTCTCCGGCCTTTTGGACAAGTTCCACTACCTGTCCAAGGGCTTGGCGATCATCCTCGGTTTCATCGGGGTCAAGTTGATCTTGCAGGCCAGCCACAAGGTCATCAGCACCTCGATCCCCGAGATTCCATCGCTGGTCAGCCTCGCCGTCATCATCGCGGTGTTGGCAGGCTCGATCATCCTCAGCTTCGTGCGCCCGGCAAAGGAGGAGCCTTCCGACATGGCTTCCGGCGAGAAGTAACACGGGCAAGGCAAAGGGGGTATCCGACCGGTCCGGTCGGATACCCCCTTGTTTTCGGATCCACCTTCTCGGAGCTGTGTTTCACTCCGGTTCGTCCTGGGTAGTTGTTCGTCATGACCACATCGAACTCATACACAGTTCCCGGCATGAGCACCGACGAGGGAGCGCGCGTCGCGGCATTGCTTCAGGATCGACTGAATGCGTACAACGACCTGCACCTGACCCTCAAGCACATTCACTGGAATGTCGTGGGTCCCAACTTCATCTCCGTCCACGAGATGCTCGATCCGCAGGTGGAAACCGTACGCGGATTCGCCGATGACGTCGCCGAGCGCATTGCGACACTGGGATCCTCGGCGAAGGGCACCCCGGGCACCATCGTCGAGCAGCGCTCATGGGACGACTACTCGATCGGGCGGGCCACAGCCATCGAACACCTCGGCGCACTCGACCTCGTGTACACCGGTGTCATCACCGACACGCGCAAGGCAATCGAAGAGATCGGCAAGGTAGATCCAGTCACCGAGGACCTGCTGATCGGGCAAAGCGGTCAACTCGAACTCTTCCACTGGTTTGTTCGCGCGCACCTGGAGAACTCCGGTGGACAGCTTTCCACAAGCGGCGCATCGAGCGAGAAGCAAGCTGCCGCAGACGCGGGCTGAGTGAATTCATTTTGAATCACCGATCGAGTTTGAGACG
This region of Rhodococcus sp. PAMC28707 genomic DNA includes:
- a CDS encoding TerC family protein yields the protein MNVPLWAWAAFAAVVLTLLAIDLLAHRGAHVIGFKEAAWWSALWVGVALVFGGVVFATLGTTAGVEYTTAWLLEKSLSVDNLFVFALIFGYFKVPKEYQHRVLFFGVIGALVFRGIFLAAGVAIVSKFTVVLFVFAAILLYSAWKLMKEEDDSYDPSTSLAVRLLRKVIPVQDEYSGTKFFVKEAGKRIATPLLAVVVAIEAADLVFAVDSVPAVLAVSDDPFIIYSSNAFAILGLRALYFLLSGLLDKFHYLSKGLAIILGFIGVKLILQASHKVISTSIPEIPSLVSLAVIIAVLAGSIILSFVRPAKEEPSDMASGEK
- a CDS encoding DNA starvation/stationary phase protection protein, whose amino-acid sequence is MTTSNSYTVPGMSTDEGARVAALLQDRLNAYNDLHLTLKHIHWNVVGPNFISVHEMLDPQVETVRGFADDVAERIATLGSSAKGTPGTIVEQRSWDDYSIGRATAIEHLGALDLVYTGVITDTRKAIEEIGKVDPVTEDLLIGQSGQLELFHWFVRAHLENSGGQLSTSGASSEKQAAADAG